A DNA window from Variovorax sp. J2L1-78 contains the following coding sequences:
- a CDS encoding nucleotidyltransferase domain-containing protein gives MLAETIGVDANGYIRTIPHVPLQAAFLAVVDDLRSMLLDPLGHRVDSAYLYGSVARGEAVLGRSDLDVVLVLAGKPALQDDVHIEAARRALESRHPEVLKVDFDVGFLEEVLAPENLHRWGFWLKHHCRCIYGDDLARNLAPFRPSRKIARAVNGDFYDVLDGYARRIRIESDAAAIARLEREASRKLIRATNVLRPVASGSWPESLEDHFALFVETYPQRAQEAAFFRSFAALPENEPSQVVTTDFVDRLRAFSAWMQQEL, from the coding sequence ATGTTGGCCGAAACAATAGGCGTCGACGCGAACGGCTACATCCGCACGATTCCGCACGTCCCCCTTCAGGCGGCCTTTCTCGCTGTAGTCGACGACCTTCGCAGCATGCTCCTTGACCCTCTTGGGCACCGAGTCGACAGTGCCTATCTCTATGGGAGCGTGGCGCGCGGCGAAGCGGTACTGGGGCGCTCGGACTTGGACGTCGTACTGGTGCTCGCTGGCAAACCCGCCTTGCAAGACGACGTACACATCGAAGCCGCACGGCGGGCGCTGGAGAGCCGCCATCCCGAGGTGTTGAAGGTCGACTTCGATGTGGGATTTCTCGAAGAAGTGTTGGCCCCAGAGAACCTGCACCGATGGGGCTTCTGGCTCAAGCATCATTGCCGATGTATCTACGGCGACGACCTAGCCCGCAACCTCGCTCCCTTCCGTCCGTCTAGGAAAATTGCCCGCGCCGTAAACGGCGACTTCTACGACGTGCTGGACGGGTACGCGCGGCGCATCCGGATTGAGTCCGATGCCGCCGCCATCGCCCGATTGGAAAGAGAGGCCTCCAGAAAGCTGATTCGTGCGACCAACGTGCTTCGGCCCGTCGCATCTGGCTCTTGGCCGGAATCACTAGAAGACCACTTTGCCTTGTTTGTAGAAACGTATCCGCAGAGGGCACAGGAAGCAGCGTTTTTCCGTTCATTCGCCGCGCTACCTGAAAACGAACCGTCGCAGGTCGTTACCACTGACTTCGTTGACCGCCTACGAGCCTTTTCGGCATGGATGCAGCAAGAGCTGTGA
- a CDS encoding LysR substrate-binding domain-containing protein, giving the protein MDAARAVTRRHRQTSAFRATGLRLWAHCGSSGRFEVSVCVGTDALVPVCAGDEEGRPVFTLGQKSSGDVPVLQYSTDSGIGRITRAVLGQRLALLETHVVVTAHLASVLRSMSIDGRGIAWLPLTLIEEDLASGRLVRASPDGSFDIPTEIRLYRSTVPAGKAGEAFWSAVLAHGSI; this is encoded by the coding sequence ATGGATGCAGCAAGAGCTGTGACAAGGCGTCATCGGCAAACGTCGGCTTTCCGCGCAACTGGACTTCGGCTTTGGGCCCACTGCGGAAGTTCAGGTCGCTTCGAAGTGTCAGTGTGCGTCGGCACAGACGCACTGGTGCCAGTCTGTGCAGGAGACGAGGAGGGAAGGCCAGTATTTACCCTAGGACAGAAAAGCAGCGGTGATGTGCCGGTCCTTCAGTACAGCACTGATTCGGGAATCGGGCGTATCACGCGGGCGGTGTTGGGGCAACGGCTTGCGCTGCTCGAAACGCATGTCGTGGTAACTGCGCACCTCGCTTCGGTGCTCAGGTCCATGTCGATCGACGGACGTGGCATCGCGTGGCTTCCCTTGACGCTTATCGAGGAGGACTTGGCCTCGGGACGCCTCGTCAGGGCATCTCCGGATGGCAGCTTTGACATTCCCACCGAGATCCGACTTTATCGGTCGACCGTGCCGGCGGGAAAGGCTGGCGAGGCTTTCTGGAGTGCCGTTCTGGCGCACGGCTCGATTTAG